A single region of the Lycium barbarum isolate Lr01 chromosome 2, ASM1917538v2, whole genome shotgun sequence genome encodes:
- the LOC132627857 gene encoding uncharacterized protein LOC132627857 isoform X1 — MDMEGATDGTVKLGALPMKPDRVFNNLEPEFTVSSPVTRQKAAAAKQFIENHYKNYLQGLQDRKERRWALQRRAQEAQVPSEEQEKMLRNLEKRETEYMRLQRHKVGIDDFEQLTVIGKGAFGEVRLCRFKSTGEIFAMKKLKKSDMLSRGQVEHVRSERNLLVEVDSRCIVKLFYSFQDSDFLYLIMEYLPGGDIMTLLMREDVLSEDVARFYIAESILAIQSIHQHNYVHRDIKPDNLILDRNGHLKLSDFGLCKPLENKYSSILLEDEDLTNAESINGSEGQSGGDRASWPMPKEQIQQWKRNRRALAYSTVGTLDYMAPEILLKKGYGIECDWWSLGAILYEMLVGYPPFCSEHPRMTARKIISWRTCLKFPDEPKVSDEAKDLICRLLCDVESRLGTGGVDEIKAHPWFKGINWDMLYEMEAAYKPVVTGELDTQNFEKFPEVEDPSSTTPRVGPWRKMLTSKDSNFIGFTFKKSDILKSAETSGIDMSSNGHSRPPSLVSLFGRIDLQDTIEEDQKGEQQIL, encoded by the exons TCATTACAAGAATTACCTTCAAGGATTGCAAGATCGTAAAGAAAG GAGATGGGCGTTGCAGAGGAGGGCTCAAGAAGCACAAGTACCTAGTGAGGAGCAAGAAAAGATGCTTAGGAATTTGGAGAAAAGGGAGACTGAATATATGAGATTGCAGAGGCATAAAGTTGGGATTGATGACTTTGAACAATTGACTGTTATTGGTAAAGGCGCCTTTGGTGAG GTTAGGTTGTGTAGATTCAAAAGTACTGGAGAAATCTTTGCcatgaagaaattgaagaaatcAGACATGCTTAGCCGTGGACAG GTTGAGCACGTCAGATCTGAGAGGAATTTGCTTGTGGAAGTTGATAGTCGGTGCATAGTGAAGCTCTTCTATTCTTTCCAAGACTCGGATTTCTTGTACCTTATAATGGAATATTTGCCTGGTGGTGACATTATGACCTTACTGATGAGAGAAGATGTTCTTTCTGAAGATGTCGCACGGTTCTACATTGCTGAGAGTATTTTGGCTATTCAGTCTATTCATCAGCACAATTATGTACATAG GGACATAAAACCAGATAACCTTATACTGGATAGAAATGGCCACTTAAAGCTTTCAGATTTTGGCTTATGTAAACCCCTGGAAAATAAATACTCATCAATATTATTGGAAGATGAAGACCTTACTAATGCGGAGTCCATTAACGGGTCTGAAGGGCAATCTGGTGGTGATAGAGCTTCATGGCCAATGCCAAAAGAACAAATACAGCAGTGGAAACGCAACCGACGTGCCTTG GCATATTCTACTGTTGGAACTCTTGATTACATGGCACCAGAAATTCTGTTGAAAAAAGGATATGGAATTGAATGTGATTGGTGGTCATTGGGGGCAATCCTGTATGAGATGCTTGTTGGGTATCCTCCCTTCTGTTCAGAGCATCCAAGAATGACTGCACGCAAG ATAATTAGTTGGAGAACATGCTTGAAATTCCCAGATGAACCAAAAGTATCAGATGAGGCTAAGGATCTGATCTGTCGTTTATTGTGTGATGTTGAATCAAGATTAGGGACCGGAGGAGTGGATGAAATAAAG GCTCATCCTTGGTTCAAAGGAATCAACTGGGACATGCTTTATGAAATGGAGGCTGCCTATAAACCTGTCGTTACCGGAGAGTTAGATACTCAAAATTTTGAGAAGTTTCCTGAG GTAGAAGATCCTTCATCAACAACACCAAGAGTTGGACCCTGGAGAAAG ATGCTGACATCAAAAGATTCCAATTTTATTGGATTTACTTTCAAGAAATCAGATATCCTCAAATCAGCTGAAACTTCAG GTATAGATATGAGTTCCAATGGACATTCAAGGCCTCCCTCATTAGTATCCTTATTTG GTCGGATAGACTTGCAAGATACAATAGAAGAGGACCAGAAAGGGGAACAACAGATTTTATGA